TAACATGCAATTGTGGaaaataactaaaatcaaaacaaTAAGTCGAGGAGTCGTCGGTCGATAAAATAATTTGGAGGGTTTATGTCAAAAGGCCGTACAGTCGGAggaggtctccatacattttcagCTACTAATATAGCAATGAGAGGGAAGGTAGTTAGTCGGCTTAAACTAGTGTATTATTTATTATCACTTTGGCATCTTTCGCATTCCCCGAAACCATGATTACGGTTATTCATAAATAAAACTTACAGGTTTTACTCCTCTTGAACTGAAGTGCCGTGAAATGATAATTTCAGCAACTGCCTGAAATATTAATTTGCAGTAAACTTTTGAGCCACGAAGACAAAAGGAGTAGTCGATAACATACTAAAAACTGATGAAATAAAACCACGTACAACGGCAACAAAAGACTTGATTGAGTTGACCTGATTACTAACGATGTGAAATGAAACTGCAATTATTCTTCATAAGGAAACCCAGATTTTGTAGCAAATAACAATGAGTACTAAATCCGCAATTAAGTAAAGTATTTAAGAGACGATATCGTATTGAAATTACTAGATTTAGATCTGCATACAAAAGTGAAGCAACTCGAAAATGCCAACTACAGCATGAAAACAATCCAGAAAATGTTTTTGAATAAGCCTTACCTTCACCTCAACTCGAGAAAGATATGGCCGCTTCTCTGAGTCGTGGGAGAAACGAACTCTCCCACGCCTTTCGCCGGATTTTGCCCACTCCTTTAGAACATCAGGATGCTTCCACATTTCTTCCATGTCTTCTGCAGATACTGCCGAGTCCCAGAATGTGCATTCTTCACCTATCACCCGTACAGTACAATAATATACCATAAGAAGATACACTAGATTGTCCATTCTGAAAAATTTGAGATCCAATGTGTATATAAACATGTATTCTCATAAATGCAGGAAAAGTTACAACCTGCCTTTAGCATACGAGCCCTTAGACCGTCAGATGCTAATGGATTATCGTCATAAATTTCTTCTGCTCTGAAAATTAGATGGCAAAAACAGACATAGATGAGCATAAAATACGTAATTAAGGGGAATTCAATTGCATCAGCGTCCTCAACCTTTTCTTCTGTTAAGCGAAGTTTCAGTTTGGTAATCGGTCTCTTACACTCTTCAGTTTTAATAGACAAAGATGCCCAAATATCTCTTAAACAGAGGTTACATGGAATTTTCTATCCATTTCACCAAAATAATTGAAAGGAAAGGCTACAATTGCAGCAACATAGAGTTGAGGGACCTAAGCACAGAATGATTCAGGACAAAATACTGAGGGACCTAAGCACAGAATGATTCAGGACAAAATACTGAAACTCACTGAAATTTTGAGGTCCCTTATTGCAATTTATTCCAAGTTCATAGAAGTTTTAAAACTAGTTCGATGGGGAAGAGACTTGTACAGTcgcttgcaaaaaaaaaaaaaaaaaaaatgccaaagCGAAAAATGGCAGCAATATTTGGTTTTATATGGGGTAGAAAAAATCACAAAACCTCTTAGCAAGTAAACTGTCTCTGACTGATAGATATCTTTGGAAATAATCTGCTGTCGATTTGTGAGTAGCCTTCTTTATGCCTCCTCTATAAGCTCTGATAACAAATTCTTCGCTTCTTTCTCTGTGATACCATTTTGTCAAATATTTTAGTTGGACATAATCAAGAGTACAAACTAgattgaatataaattatataatataacatatatatatatatacacacacacacatatatatcaAATGTAGCATACTTTCCATCAGAAGAGGACAGCCATTTTATGTAAGCAGCACCGAAGTACACATTCACAAAAGGCTTGTACAGCAACATTGGATCGCCCTCTACTTCGTAATTTCTGTACCCCATTTCCCTACGAAATCAACCATAATCAATCAAAAAAGTTTCATAATTTCCATGTCTTGGAATAAGGAGAATTGGGACTTGTTTGGTCCAGCAGGACCTTTTGCAGAAGCTTTGTTCAAAGATCAAAGAAGCACTTAAAGGTTTTTCCATTGCGAACATCTTCCTCTTGCAGCACTAGCCAAAGCTTCAAATCGGAACTTTTGCTTTTGGGCCTAAAAGCTCATCGTATATTCCAGCGAcagcaaaagctcaaaatcttTCGCTTTCTCTATAGCAATGCAGCTATTCTAGAAGCCAGACCAAACAAGCACTTGGGGCTCATTTGGGGCACTACAGGGTGCAATGTAACTGGATAAAGTGTTTTGACAGTATCTTGTTAAAAGTAGAGGCAATAAGGATATAACTATTTAATTGGAATCCTCCTGACAAGAAAGTCTTCTCTGCAGAGGGATTTCTTGTAGGATTCGTACAAAGCCAATCTAAGGACATCATATCAGCATCTGAAAGTAAATCAAAGCAGTATAACAATTTCAAGTTGAAAAGATAGCAGCAGTATTTAGTTGATATTTGGTTGGACAGGATTCTCATATGGAATCCCTATTACAGGGCAGACTTCCTCCCTCTCGACAATTCTCTGCAGCAGAAACAGAAGCTCTCTGGTGCTTTTAGGCCTTAAAATCCCGTTTCTACTTCCCTCCACAGTGAAAGCTCAAGGTTTTTCTATTTCCAAAGCACTCTAGTGCCTCAGAAGGGGTGCTTGTagctaaaagaaaaaacagaagcCAGGCCAAACAGACAGTTATCTAGTACGCTTGTGGCACTTAAGTACCTAGCAAGCCATTCTGCGACTTCGGGGGCAATCTGCATGAGACCAGCCgttctctcctttttcttcttatcATAATTCTCAATTAAAAGTATTCTGTTGCTTGCAATTTCAGCAACAGCACATAGCATATCCTGCACTAGAGAATAAGACCACTATATTCAGGCAATTTAGTATTATGAGAGTATAATTGATAGTAACAAAAGCCTCACAAACAATCATAAGTTATACACATAGATTTGAACTCTATTATAGTTCGTTTTCTCAAACTAATGAATGCACCATTCACCTTCCCATATGTTGATCTCCTGAGAGAGAACACAAATTAGCTTGCAAAATGTTGGAAATGTGATCACTGTGATAATTTTTTCTGGAAAGTTGACATTACTTGAAACCCTTTTATTCAATCCACCGTGTATTAAGGTAAGGCATCTGAAATATAGATAGTGTAGCTTACTACAGTGATGTGTAAGCATACAAAGAGTATTCTGAGTTTCCAACTTTATTGTGGGAGAAAGGACATCAAGTTCCATCAGAATACAAGCATTCGTTAGATTCCTTCAAGAAACTGCCAAATGAATTTCATTTAAGTTGTATCATTATTGCCTTGCAATTTAAATTGATGGTTCTTTACTTCCGTTGCAAGCCTTTTAGTATGCAAATTCAACAGATTTTTAAAGACATTCTGGCTCAAAATGCATTACTTGCTCTTGAACTATTTTTTCAGTAATAAAAAGATgcagaagttaaaaaaaaaagcgaaatgAAATAGTTCAAACTTTGCAGATACAAAATCACGCATAAAATAGATTTAACACAATTATAGATGCAGGTGGGAGCTGTGAggaatatatacatatatatatatatatatatatatatatatatatagagagagagagagagagagagagagagagagagagagagagagagagttgagctagaatactcccaaaagcactaagggagtggtgcttttgagtttttagccattggatgaagagatatagggttgagatgatagtggtagaTGGTagtagatggtggtaggtggaatagtgtttgatccaaaatcTATTATTAATCAATGAGTAGATCTAAGGactagaaacctagaagcaccaagggcttggtgcttctaaaagtattctagcacaatatatatatatatatatatatatatatatatatagagagagagagagagagagagagagagagagagagagagagagagttttgctagaatactatcgatagtaaacggctcggtttactaccgatttgttttcgatgataaagcttccaaattgatgatcggcaccgttaaacacgatctaaactatttaaactatctggaaatcaaatttcacatattttcgatattgttctcttgtccatcaagtgaacagaaaaatgaatgtctggaaatgaatatccttcaaaaatgatgatacaatttttatatttgagatctagagtctagatcttattttaaatagtttaaagaattttttaacaaaaatttagttgatttgaactcttctataccgttaaacaagcaaacacaccatatcgatcattaaaattatagattttttgacactttgatcgttcagttagtgatgccaaaaaatcatgaaatttgatttctagataatttaaatggtttaggtcatgttcaatggtgccgatcgtcaatttggaagctctatcataaaaaacaaatcgatagtaaaCCAAGCAGTTTattaccgatagtagcccagtcaaactcatatatatatatatatatagagagagagagagagaaagagagagagagagagagagagagagagagtaaggctactatgctatcggaagcacggagccttccgtgcttccagctcgttttcgatgttgcgactttcgaatcgtcgatcggctccgttaaattaaacttgatctagagtatttgaagtacctagaaaataaattttatgattttacgatatcatttgcctagtgaacgaaggggctcaaaatcaacggctgaaaataaaaatcttacaaaatataataatatgacattaaaattttaaatcaaagatattgatcttgttttatatagtataaagaattttctatcaaaatttcacgtgatttggatatttctacaccgttaaacttgcaaacggctcactacggccattgaaatttgttgattttgagcccattcgatcactaggcaaatggtatgaaaaataataaatctatgTTAGATACtcaaatattagaaaatttaacGGGCCGATCAAGATTCGAAAGTCGTTATATCGAAATGAGCGGAAGCCGGAGgctcgtgcttccgatagcatagtagctccacttgttatataatatattatatatagtatacttactatatatattatagtagtatatctagttatatatatatattatatatattatataaatataattcttaataatatatattatataagtatatatactatatatataatattataaactatatctatttatattatatactaatatatactatatactagctatatatatatatatatatacaccacaCACACCATGTATGTGGCAATATTACTACATTCTCCATGCACACTTGCCTTTCCTTAACTGCCACGTCTACAAGCTAATTTTATACGTATGGTTTTGATTTCAACTTCGCAAGCCGACAATCTTTATTATCGTACTCTACACCTATGTATTGTTTGTacgtataattaattttaattaactcTTGTTTTTGCTTTAATCGTGTTTTGAAGGATTCGCCTTCTGTTGGATGTTATTCAAATTGTAATTTAATTCAACGGAGACATAATATTAATTAGGCATGCTTGGATatcggaataaattattttgacgataattgaATTCgtacaattaatttttatgtatgGTCTTGAAAGTTAACGAGCTTATTAATATTTGCTTTTAATATTCTGCAATTCCATGATTTAAGTAGAtgcatattaaaaaatagttattatCAATCATGTTAgtgattttatttgtttctcaaTAAAAAGATTTACAAAGGCGCGATATAATAATCCATTGAAGGGCTTTTATCACACGCGAATTGTCGTCTATAATTTACTAACATGCTTCTTGGAGTAACAGTCAGAGTATATTATcaagatataatatatatatatatatatatatgccaaatAAGGTGTGTATGCATGAAACCTGGCCTTAAAGGTCAAAGAGTTCCATTGCTTGTTCAATAGTTAAACCATAAATgcttttaattaaaattcaaggTACTACTAATACGAAACATAAGTAGTACGAAACATTGATTATATTAGGGGTTGTTTAattggttgcatgcattttcaactgcattgtaattaaaaatgtatgcatctattaattttttatttcgatTGGTATAGTTAGGCCCAACTGCAACAATTGGATCTGCACGAAAAGGTCCAATTGTTGTAGTACCAATTGCAGCAGTTGAGCCGGAGTCGGCTTAccctttaaaaatataaacaaaatgtgattttttttttcatacgcttctttttaaatttttattttttcaaaaatatatattcatgaaATCTGATAGGATTTAGTAATGTCTATTAGGGCcaataaattttatcatatgATTTCTTACTTTTTAGTAtgctagtttaataatatcttaatttttattttgaccaaatttataatatatttacatttaaaatttattaaattcatatataactttataatatataaattatatatagatataaaagtcttaattaataattaaaacacGATTACGTTATGCTCAGAAGAGATAATCTTAcctttctatctaaaaattaacagaatttataaatacaaatttcaacTGCAGACtaccaaacagaaaaaatataactgcagcagttgcaactgaataaaaccaaacagactagatGTAATTAAGACTGCAGCATTTACAACTGCTTATATTTCTAACTAcactatttttgtaattaactaCATCCAAGCAAACGGCCTCTTAGTGTAATATGTCATATTAGAATATACCTTATTATGAGCAAATTAAGCAATGCAAGCAAAGACCATCGAATGactcaaattttataagaaacatggtaaaagattaaaaaatcggaattaaaacaaATCATAgtccaaaatatataatttccTTGTATTTTTACCTATTAAAAGCTTTTGCCgcaaaatacataatatataatgtatgtGCTCTGTAATAATAAACTTCGCTTCGGCAGTAGcacttccaaaaaaaaaaaagaaaaaaaaaaaaaagaaaaggtacaCATCAACACAAAACAAAGCCCATTAATTCCAGTtctcaattaattaattgattaataaattaattataatttggcGGGAGAAATATTCCATGACGAGGTAGGAATTAGTAAAAGGTGACTCGTGGATTTCGACGGTGATCCCGGTCCGGTTCAATCCGGACTAGGAGGGACCAGGACCGGTCCGACCTCGGAaccgggcgagaccggtccggGTCAACTCGCTTCGCGCTCAGGCGGTGGGGCCGGCAGATGGGTGCCACGTGTAAGGCGGGCAGCAGAGCCGTGCCGCTCCCGCCGACGACATTGAGCACACGTGCCAGCTAATTCCCCGGCACATCACATCGATGACGTCNCCCCCCCCCAAACTCCGTGGGGCCCACGAGCAACCGACTCGCCTGGGTGCTTCCCGCAGAAGCGGTGCGTGGACCAGGTCTACCACGTCGTCCCGTGGAACACCCCACcggttaaaataaataattatttactaaACCCActtatcataataataattttatcaaataataaattattatatataaaagtcaaaaaaattaagtaacaCTTAACAACGGTAACTATACCAAGAATtaagttagaatatttttaaaaatacaaattatttGATACCTCCAatccaaaaagtaaaaaaaaaaattataaattttgaaacaaaaataaaaaatttagtttaaaaataaattagacggataaaaaatatatttttaatgaaaagCAACTATTCTTGGAAACTAATTAAACACCCAACTAAACCAGGGAGCGCTACGTACGAAAGCGTGACGTGGAGCATGCACCTTCGATGCTTACTCAATAGCAGCTTGCCACGTGGCAGCATCCAATTCCCGCCGTAATTTGGATACTAATCCTGTAATTAATTTAGAAACTAGCTTATCTACATGCATGACTCGAGAAGCTCTAAGCCCAAGTGggtttataaattaaaaagcgAAAAAGATAGTGtaataggatatatatatatatatatatatagagttggaatgggctactattagtagcaaaattttattgttgctattagttttttagcctttggatcaactcttttgattatttctaatcatGGAATTacatactataacccagtggggaccactcaaccctaggagaaccactcaactctagccgactaatatcatcctgaccctataatttgttatccaagggttaaaaacttgatagcaaaaagagcgttttattattaatagtattccagcctaattctatatatatatatgtgggagAGTTTGTAGGGAATTGGAATAGCGTATTAGTTAGGTTAAGGGGAGTGGGAATGGGATTTTGGGGCCTTGTCCATTGGTGATTAAGACACTAATGAATTGTTCATCACtccaaaaacaataataataatttcgaaAGGGAAATGCTACAAATATCTTAAACGTACATCAAAATACAATTGATGAGCCAGTTCCTTACTCCTAATGGCATTTATTTGTTTATCCTTTCAAACTTGATGcctattgaattttaaaaatattaaattgacgctctttaacatttttaaactttttgaagGCGGTTTTGCATGTGTAACCAAAAACTTAACTTTTTTATAATAATCGATTGTTTTACATAGGTATCAGATCAGAAagtcttaattaattttaaatataatcatACCCGTGTcttcatttcatttttttgcaattaatttAAGTTAGCGTATTCAATCAACATATCATAAAGTCTTAGCGCGAGTGTACTGATGAACAgaagtgttgaatataattatatagaagTAGTTTAAGCTTTCAGAGTAACAGAGCATCTCTTCGGATTACTTAAACGGGCCATAAATTATTAACTATCACATATACAATGCACACTTGCCGACTCTTTTAATAATCATTTTGGAGAACCTTTTGTGGTACGCATAGCGATATTGTTTAGAGAAGCCCATCTAAATCAAGATTAGAAAAGATAAGGGACAAAATCTTGAGGAAATCTTAGACTACTAGGGGTGGAGAAAATAGAACATAAATAGACAACTGCTGCATCTCTTTGACTCAAACTTAGCTTAATAATTCAGCTTCTGTGAGATACTATATATTACTatcaaaataagaaattaagCTCCCCGACTTCTAAGTAAAGAAACCAGTTGCTCCAATAAGGACAAAAATGGGGACAGCTTTTAGCTTAATGAGTTCTATGGTCAACCATGAATTCATACTCTAACCAAagcaaatatatattaaaattaattaagaaagtTCTCAAGAAGCTTCATTCTTTCTCCACATGTACTATGCACAAATACTAGAAAATGCTTTTGTagtaaaattattgaaaatgatATTAACAATCTTTTAGTTAAAATATTCCCTGATAACTTTTTTAACATACAGGTTACAACTTCTACTTTTGGACTCGATGCTTATCAAATcttctctttaaaaaatttcagttaatttttagataaaaagtaacttatctgaactattgGCCATTTTGAGTTGGCgacccaatctttcaaaattttgatttgagtcggtctacagaactttaacttcaaaatttaaatatatcgtTTATCTgtacagatttagttagtatgtTTCATACAATTCTTATAGTTATGAActcattaaaataagtaattagcttaaattttaaagtcaaagtaccattgaccgactcaaatcaagcaaataaaaaagttaggtagtgaaatcaaaattttaaaagattgtgcag
The nucleotide sequence above comes from Ananas comosus cultivar F153 linkage group 17, ASM154086v1, whole genome shotgun sequence. Encoded proteins:
- the LOC109723515 gene encoding uncharacterized protein LOC109723515; its protein translation is MLCAVAEIASNRILLIENYDKKKKERTAGLMQIAPEVAEWLAREMGYRNYEVEGDPMLLYKPFVNVYFGAAYIKWLSSSDGKERSEEFVIRAYRGGIKKATHKSTADYFQRYLSVRDSLLAKRAEEIYDDNPLASDGLRARMLKAGEECTFWDSAVSAEDMEEMWKHPDVLKEWAKSGERRGRVRFSHDSEKRPYLSRVEVKAVAEIIISRHFSSRGVKPTALAALAEVCSMRFVNGIRSRTGLMGIDYPTALWLYKDVGCRAYKVTSVDDLYNPFVSMYFGAAYLAWLSEYEGRERSHEFIVQAYLGGPENVNLQETGPLWNKFQEALSYYGDSKKDQGSCCIL